The Salminus brasiliensis chromosome 3, fSalBra1.hap2, whole genome shotgun sequence genome contains a region encoding:
- the LOC140552325 gene encoding uncharacterized protein isoform X4 yields the protein MLSRNLIIASVAVVFLATTISTAPVEDKEPEENDFEAEEGEEELSEEEEGAGAQQATVVPKGPGVTALPGTSLVGQSPNGHKLNGDSAAQTSFGSSSGSSAAAAGSAGGAAGAAGADDTNGNNGKDSQALPSGSSSHGSSVSGQGGSTSGAASAGTVVSAGGHGSSGSKVPGTAGAAHSDSISHGSPSQVSLSHASSGQASSSQVSSQVGSGQTGGLAFVSSEVQSQPAGPEAVAPHTDGSENGESQTIYLGSQIEAPGESGGELPETENNGNGHKQMINGLDNGHTGLDHFIEGTTRVDLTGGFDSFGSSSHLEITGMIDQSSHDFLIGLMGGMGDSFSPDPYTETMGMPSDRTAAPSLMPTCLITDAISADHVGLAFQVESTAAGPAPGHPASSSSAPDTPPDPSGPDRSSAGTGPGASVQSTGPSDNGAHPSSPGDMTGGAAAFELAVHSDPSLMDYTEGAENNGHSDNGAESPDMNGNGRLRPVSDIHRGDPPGTGIHTDPSSPDQQGVAAETQHTAGEQLGLAAHTDAAGALDLKGPTLSPYARITADGAVTDSGTQTDMAGLAGEQVTDGHSQMDITAMSHIIYSSEAPVTSGYEGVGVTEGISNHTDSVLEAGLGFTDASQTHNSVVQTEFPVTGAPMGASSQADAMGTATSEPQGTLGGPSQLGATEQTQPAASAGEQFHTSGQGPEGAENVELEDTC from the exons ATGTTGTCACG AAATCTTATAATTGCCTCGGTAGCAGTTGTCTTCCTGGCAACAACGATTTCAACTGCTCCAGTTGAAG ACAAAGAACCTGAGGAGAATGATTTTGAAGCAGAGGAGGGTGAGGAAGAGCTTTCGGAGGAAGAAGAGG GAGCCGGAGCCCAGCAAGCCACAGTGGTGCCCAAAGGTCCAG GTGTGACTGCTCTACCTGGCACTTCTCTGGTGGGCCAATCTCCAAATG GTCACAAACTGAATGGAGACAGCGCTGCACAAACAAGCTTTGGCT CTTCAAGTGGCTcctcagcagctgcagcaggatcagcaggaggagcagcaggagcagcaggagcagatGATACTaatg GAAACAATGGAAAAGACTCTCAAGCCTTGCCCTCTGGCTCAAGTTCTCATG GTTCAAGTGTGTCTGGACAAGGTGGGTCCACATCAGGAGCAGCATCTGCAG GCACGGTCGTAAGTGCAGGTGGTCATGGGAGCTCAGGGTCAAAGGTCCCTG GTACAGCTGGGGCTGCTCACTCAGACTCTATTTCTCATG GCTCACCAAGCCAAGTTTCACTGAGCCATGCGTCATCAGGCCAAGCATCATCGAGCCAAGTGTCAAGTCAGGTGGGATCCGGCCAGACAGGAGGTTTAGCTTTTGTCTCCTCTGAGGTCCAGTCGCAACCAGCAG gtccaGAAGCAGTAGCTCCACACACGGATGGATCTGAGAACG GTGAAAGCCAAACGATCTATTTAGGATCTCAAATAGAAGCTCCAG GGGAGTCAGGAGGAGAGCTGCCAGAGACTGAGAACAATG GCAATGGACACAAGCAAATGATTAATGGACTGGATAATGGGCATACAG GCTTGGATCACTTCATCGAGGGAACGACTCGAGTAGACCTGACAG GTGGTTTTGATTCTTTTGGCTCAAGTTCCCATCTGGAAATTACTG GCATGATAGACCAGTCCAGCCATGACTTCCTCATTGGCTTAATGG GTGGCATGGGGGACAGCTTCTCCCCAGATCCCTACACCGAGACTATGGGTATGCCTTCAGACCGCACCGCTGCTCCCTCCCTCATGCCCACCTGTCTAATCACTGATGCTATCTCAGCAGATCACGTAGGACTCGCGTTTCAGGTAGAGTCAACAG CAGCTGGGCCGGCTCCAGGACATCCAGCCAGCAGCAGTTCAGCTCCAGACACTCCACCAG ACCCTTCAGGTCCTGATCGCTCCTCTGCAGGGACTGGACCAGGTGCTTCTGTGCAGTCCACTG GGCCCTCTGACAATGGTGCTCACCCCAGCTCACCTGGAGATATGACAG GTGGAGCTGCAGCCTTCGAACTGGCGGTGCATTCAGACCCTTCCCTTATGGATTACACAG AGGGGGCGGAGAACAACGGTCACAGTGATAACGGTGCTGAATCACCTGATATGAACG GCAACGGACGCCTCAGGCCAGTGTCAGACATACACAGAG GTGATCCTCCGGGAACTGGAATACACACTGATCCAA GTTCACCAGATCAGCAGGGTGTTGCTGCAGAGACTCAGCACACAGCAG GTGAGCAGCTCGGCCTTGCCGCTCACACTGACGCAG CAGGAGCTCTGGATTTAAAAGGCCCCACCCTCAGTCCCTACGCCAGAATCACCG CAGATGGCGCAGTCACAGATTCAGGAACGCAGACGGATATGGCAG GTCTAGCAGGGGAACAGGTGACCGATGGACACAGCCAGATGGACATCACAG CCATGAGCCACATCATCTACAGCTCTGAAGCTCCGGTGACATCAG GGTACGAAGGCGTGGGAGTGACTGAGGGAATCTCCAATCACACAG ATTCTGTGCTTGAGGCTGGGCTTGGATTTACAG ATGCCTCACAGACACACAACAGTGTGGTTCAGACAGAGTTTCCAG TTACAGGAGCCCCAATGGGAGCCTCCTCACAGGCTGATGCCATGGGCACTG CTACATCTGAACCTCAAGGGACTCTCGGGGGTCCAA GTCAACTTGGTGCTACGGAACAGACACAACCAGCTG CTTCAGCAGGTGAACAGTTCCACACATCTGGTCAGGGTCCTGAAG GTGCAGAAAATGTGGAACTGGAAGATACCTGCTGA
- the LOC140552325 gene encoding uncharacterized protein isoform X1, producing MLSRNLIIASVAVVFLATTISTAPVEDKEPEENDFEAEEGEEELSEEEEDDDDSKGQHLKGAGAQQATVVPKGPGVTALPGTSLVGQSPNGHKLNGDSAAQTSFGSSSGSSAAAAGSAGGAAGAAGADDTNGNNGKDSQALPSGSSSHGSSVSGQGGSTSGAASAGTVVSAGGHGSSGSKVPGTAGAAHSDSISHGSPSQVSLSHASSGQASSSQVSSQVGSGQTGGLAFVSSEVQSQPAGPEAVAPHTDGSENGESQTIYLGSQIEAPGESGGELPETENNGNGHKQMINGLDNGHTGLDHFIEGTTRVDLTGGFDSFGSSSHLEITGMIDQSSHDFLIGLMGGMGDSFSPDPYTETMGMPSDRTAAPSLMPTCLITDAISADHVGLAFQVESTAAGPAPGHPASSSSAPDTPPDPSGPDRSSAGTGPGASVQSTGPSDNGAHPSSPGDMTGGAAAFELAVHSDPSLMDYTEGAENNGHSDNGAESPDMNGNGRLRPVSDIHRGDPPGTGIHTDPSSPDQQGVAAETQHTAGEQLGLAAHTDAAGALDLKGPTLSPYARITADGAVTDSGTQTDMAGLAGEQVTDGHSQMDITAMSHIIYSSEAPVTSGYEGVGVTEGISNHTDSVLEAGLGFTDASQTHNSVVQTEFPVTGAPMGASSQADAMGTATSEPQGTLGGPSQLGATEQTQPAASAGEQFHTSGQGPEGAENVELEDTC from the exons ATGTTGTCACG AAATCTTATAATTGCCTCGGTAGCAGTTGTCTTCCTGGCAACAACGATTTCAACTGCTCCAGTTGAAG ACAAAGAACCTGAGGAGAATGATTTTGAAGCAGAGGAGGGTGAGGAAGAGCTTTCGGAGGAAGAAGAGG ATGATGATGACTCCAAAGGTCAACATTTGAAGG GAGCCGGAGCCCAGCAAGCCACAGTGGTGCCCAAAGGTCCAG GTGTGACTGCTCTACCTGGCACTTCTCTGGTGGGCCAATCTCCAAATG GTCACAAACTGAATGGAGACAGCGCTGCACAAACAAGCTTTGGCT CTTCAAGTGGCTcctcagcagctgcagcaggatcagcaggaggagcagcaggagcagcaggagcagatGATACTaatg GAAACAATGGAAAAGACTCTCAAGCCTTGCCCTCTGGCTCAAGTTCTCATG GTTCAAGTGTGTCTGGACAAGGTGGGTCCACATCAGGAGCAGCATCTGCAG GCACGGTCGTAAGTGCAGGTGGTCATGGGAGCTCAGGGTCAAAGGTCCCTG GTACAGCTGGGGCTGCTCACTCAGACTCTATTTCTCATG GCTCACCAAGCCAAGTTTCACTGAGCCATGCGTCATCAGGCCAAGCATCATCGAGCCAAGTGTCAAGTCAGGTGGGATCCGGCCAGACAGGAGGTTTAGCTTTTGTCTCCTCTGAGGTCCAGTCGCAACCAGCAG gtccaGAAGCAGTAGCTCCACACACGGATGGATCTGAGAACG GTGAAAGCCAAACGATCTATTTAGGATCTCAAATAGAAGCTCCAG GGGAGTCAGGAGGAGAGCTGCCAGAGACTGAGAACAATG GCAATGGACACAAGCAAATGATTAATGGACTGGATAATGGGCATACAG GCTTGGATCACTTCATCGAGGGAACGACTCGAGTAGACCTGACAG GTGGTTTTGATTCTTTTGGCTCAAGTTCCCATCTGGAAATTACTG GCATGATAGACCAGTCCAGCCATGACTTCCTCATTGGCTTAATGG GTGGCATGGGGGACAGCTTCTCCCCAGATCCCTACACCGAGACTATGGGTATGCCTTCAGACCGCACCGCTGCTCCCTCCCTCATGCCCACCTGTCTAATCACTGATGCTATCTCAGCAGATCACGTAGGACTCGCGTTTCAGGTAGAGTCAACAG CAGCTGGGCCGGCTCCAGGACATCCAGCCAGCAGCAGTTCAGCTCCAGACACTCCACCAG ACCCTTCAGGTCCTGATCGCTCCTCTGCAGGGACTGGACCAGGTGCTTCTGTGCAGTCCACTG GGCCCTCTGACAATGGTGCTCACCCCAGCTCACCTGGAGATATGACAG GTGGAGCTGCAGCCTTCGAACTGGCGGTGCATTCAGACCCTTCCCTTATGGATTACACAG AGGGGGCGGAGAACAACGGTCACAGTGATAACGGTGCTGAATCACCTGATATGAACG GCAACGGACGCCTCAGGCCAGTGTCAGACATACACAGAG GTGATCCTCCGGGAACTGGAATACACACTGATCCAA GTTCACCAGATCAGCAGGGTGTTGCTGCAGAGACTCAGCACACAGCAG GTGAGCAGCTCGGCCTTGCCGCTCACACTGACGCAG CAGGAGCTCTGGATTTAAAAGGCCCCACCCTCAGTCCCTACGCCAGAATCACCG CAGATGGCGCAGTCACAGATTCAGGAACGCAGACGGATATGGCAG GTCTAGCAGGGGAACAGGTGACCGATGGACACAGCCAGATGGACATCACAG CCATGAGCCACATCATCTACAGCTCTGAAGCTCCGGTGACATCAG GGTACGAAGGCGTGGGAGTGACTGAGGGAATCTCCAATCACACAG ATTCTGTGCTTGAGGCTGGGCTTGGATTTACAG ATGCCTCACAGACACACAACAGTGTGGTTCAGACAGAGTTTCCAG TTACAGGAGCCCCAATGGGAGCCTCCTCACAGGCTGATGCCATGGGCACTG CTACATCTGAACCTCAAGGGACTCTCGGGGGTCCAA GTCAACTTGGTGCTACGGAACAGACACAACCAGCTG CTTCAGCAGGTGAACAGTTCCACACATCTGGTCAGGGTCCTGAAG GTGCAGAAAATGTGGAACTGGAAGATACCTGCTGA
- the LOC140552325 gene encoding uncharacterized protein isoform X2 yields MLSRNLIIASVAVVFLATTISTAPVEDKEPEENDFEAEEGEEELSEEEEDDDDSKGQHLKGAGAQQATVVPKGPGVTALPGTSLVGQSPNGHKLNGDSAAQTSFGSSSGSSAAAAGSAGGAAGAAGADDTNGNNGKDSQALPSGSSSHGSSVSGQGGSTSGAASAGTVVSAGGHGSSGSKVPGTAGAAHSDSISHGSPSQVSLSHASSGQASSSQVSSQVGSGQTGGLAFVSSEVQSQPAGPEAVAPHTDGSENGESQTIYLGSQIEAPGESGGELPETENNGNGHKQMINGLDNGHTGLDHFIEGTTRVDLTGGFDSFGSSSHLEITGMIDQSSHDFLIGLMGGMGDSFSPDPYTETMGMPSDRTAAPSLMPTCLITDAISADHVGLAFQVESTAAGPAPGHPASSSSAPDTPPDPSGPDRSSAGTGPGASVQSTGPSDNGAHPSSPGDMTGGAAAFELAVHSDPSLMDYTEGAENNGHSDNGAESPDMNGNGRLRPVSDIHRGDPPGTGIHTDPSSPDQQGVAAETQHTAGEQLGLAAHTDAAGALDLKGPTLSPYARITDGAVTDSGTQTDMAGLAGEQVTDGHSQMDITAMSHIIYSSEAPVTSGYEGVGVTEGISNHTDSVLEAGLGFTDASQTHNSVVQTEFPVTGAPMGASSQADAMGTATSEPQGTLGGPSQLGATEQTQPAASAGEQFHTSGQGPEGAENVELEDTC; encoded by the exons ATGTTGTCACG AAATCTTATAATTGCCTCGGTAGCAGTTGTCTTCCTGGCAACAACGATTTCAACTGCTCCAGTTGAAG ACAAAGAACCTGAGGAGAATGATTTTGAAGCAGAGGAGGGTGAGGAAGAGCTTTCGGAGGAAGAAGAGG ATGATGATGACTCCAAAGGTCAACATTTGAAGG GAGCCGGAGCCCAGCAAGCCACAGTGGTGCCCAAAGGTCCAG GTGTGACTGCTCTACCTGGCACTTCTCTGGTGGGCCAATCTCCAAATG GTCACAAACTGAATGGAGACAGCGCTGCACAAACAAGCTTTGGCT CTTCAAGTGGCTcctcagcagctgcagcaggatcagcaggaggagcagcaggagcagcaggagcagatGATACTaatg GAAACAATGGAAAAGACTCTCAAGCCTTGCCCTCTGGCTCAAGTTCTCATG GTTCAAGTGTGTCTGGACAAGGTGGGTCCACATCAGGAGCAGCATCTGCAG GCACGGTCGTAAGTGCAGGTGGTCATGGGAGCTCAGGGTCAAAGGTCCCTG GTACAGCTGGGGCTGCTCACTCAGACTCTATTTCTCATG GCTCACCAAGCCAAGTTTCACTGAGCCATGCGTCATCAGGCCAAGCATCATCGAGCCAAGTGTCAAGTCAGGTGGGATCCGGCCAGACAGGAGGTTTAGCTTTTGTCTCCTCTGAGGTCCAGTCGCAACCAGCAG gtccaGAAGCAGTAGCTCCACACACGGATGGATCTGAGAACG GTGAAAGCCAAACGATCTATTTAGGATCTCAAATAGAAGCTCCAG GGGAGTCAGGAGGAGAGCTGCCAGAGACTGAGAACAATG GCAATGGACACAAGCAAATGATTAATGGACTGGATAATGGGCATACAG GCTTGGATCACTTCATCGAGGGAACGACTCGAGTAGACCTGACAG GTGGTTTTGATTCTTTTGGCTCAAGTTCCCATCTGGAAATTACTG GCATGATAGACCAGTCCAGCCATGACTTCCTCATTGGCTTAATGG GTGGCATGGGGGACAGCTTCTCCCCAGATCCCTACACCGAGACTATGGGTATGCCTTCAGACCGCACCGCTGCTCCCTCCCTCATGCCCACCTGTCTAATCACTGATGCTATCTCAGCAGATCACGTAGGACTCGCGTTTCAGGTAGAGTCAACAG CAGCTGGGCCGGCTCCAGGACATCCAGCCAGCAGCAGTTCAGCTCCAGACACTCCACCAG ACCCTTCAGGTCCTGATCGCTCCTCTGCAGGGACTGGACCAGGTGCTTCTGTGCAGTCCACTG GGCCCTCTGACAATGGTGCTCACCCCAGCTCACCTGGAGATATGACAG GTGGAGCTGCAGCCTTCGAACTGGCGGTGCATTCAGACCCTTCCCTTATGGATTACACAG AGGGGGCGGAGAACAACGGTCACAGTGATAACGGTGCTGAATCACCTGATATGAACG GCAACGGACGCCTCAGGCCAGTGTCAGACATACACAGAG GTGATCCTCCGGGAACTGGAATACACACTGATCCAA GTTCACCAGATCAGCAGGGTGTTGCTGCAGAGACTCAGCACACAGCAG GTGAGCAGCTCGGCCTTGCCGCTCACACTGACGCAG CAGGAGCTCTGGATTTAAAAGGCCCCACCCTCAGTCCCTACGCCAGAATCACCG ATGGCGCAGTCACAGATTCAGGAACGCAGACGGATATGGCAG GTCTAGCAGGGGAACAGGTGACCGATGGACACAGCCAGATGGACATCACAG CCATGAGCCACATCATCTACAGCTCTGAAGCTCCGGTGACATCAG GGTACGAAGGCGTGGGAGTGACTGAGGGAATCTCCAATCACACAG ATTCTGTGCTTGAGGCTGGGCTTGGATTTACAG ATGCCTCACAGACACACAACAGTGTGGTTCAGACAGAGTTTCCAG TTACAGGAGCCCCAATGGGAGCCTCCTCACAGGCTGATGCCATGGGCACTG CTACATCTGAACCTCAAGGGACTCTCGGGGGTCCAA GTCAACTTGGTGCTACGGAACAGACACAACCAGCTG CTTCAGCAGGTGAACAGTTCCACACATCTGGTCAGGGTCCTGAAG GTGCAGAAAATGTGGAACTGGAAGATACCTGCTGA
- the LOC140552325 gene encoding uncharacterized protein isoform X6, producing MLSRNLIIASVAVVFLATTISTAPVEDKEPEENDFEAEEGEEELSEEEEDDDDSKGQHLKGAGAQQATVVPKGPGVTALPGTSLVGQSPNGHKLNGDSAAQTSFGSSSGSSAAAAGSAGGAAGAAGADDTNGNNGKDSQALPSGSSSHGSSVSGQGGSTSGAASAGTVVSAGGHGSSGSKVPGTAGAAHSDSISHGSPSQVSLSHASSGQASSSQVSSQVGSGQTGGLAFVSSEVQSQPAGPEAVAPHTDGSENGESQTIYLGSQIEAPGESGGELPETENNGNGHKQMINGLDNGHTGLDHFIEGTTRVDLTGMIDQSSHDFLIGLMGGMGDSFSPDPYTETMGMPSDRTAAPSLMPTCLITDAISADHVGLAFQVESTAAGPAPGHPASSSSAPDTPPDPSGPDRSSAGTGPGASVQSTGPSDNGAHPSSPGDMTGGAAAFELAVHSDPSLMDYTEGAENNGHSDNGAESPDMNGNGRLRPVSDIHRGDPPGTGIHTDPSSPDQQGVAAETQHTAGEQLGLAAHTDAAGALDLKGPTLSPYARITADGAVTDSGTQTDMAGLAGEQVTDGHSQMDITAMSHIIYSSEAPVTSGYEGVGVTEGISNHTDSVLEAGLGFTDASQTHNSVVQTEFPVTGAPMGASSQADAMGTATSEPQGTLGGPSQLGATEQTQPAASAGEQFHTSGQGPEGAENVELEDTC from the exons ATGTTGTCACG AAATCTTATAATTGCCTCGGTAGCAGTTGTCTTCCTGGCAACAACGATTTCAACTGCTCCAGTTGAAG ACAAAGAACCTGAGGAGAATGATTTTGAAGCAGAGGAGGGTGAGGAAGAGCTTTCGGAGGAAGAAGAGG ATGATGATGACTCCAAAGGTCAACATTTGAAGG GAGCCGGAGCCCAGCAAGCCACAGTGGTGCCCAAAGGTCCAG GTGTGACTGCTCTACCTGGCACTTCTCTGGTGGGCCAATCTCCAAATG GTCACAAACTGAATGGAGACAGCGCTGCACAAACAAGCTTTGGCT CTTCAAGTGGCTcctcagcagctgcagcaggatcagcaggaggagcagcaggagcagcaggagcagatGATACTaatg GAAACAATGGAAAAGACTCTCAAGCCTTGCCCTCTGGCTCAAGTTCTCATG GTTCAAGTGTGTCTGGACAAGGTGGGTCCACATCAGGAGCAGCATCTGCAG GCACGGTCGTAAGTGCAGGTGGTCATGGGAGCTCAGGGTCAAAGGTCCCTG GTACAGCTGGGGCTGCTCACTCAGACTCTATTTCTCATG GCTCACCAAGCCAAGTTTCACTGAGCCATGCGTCATCAGGCCAAGCATCATCGAGCCAAGTGTCAAGTCAGGTGGGATCCGGCCAGACAGGAGGTTTAGCTTTTGTCTCCTCTGAGGTCCAGTCGCAACCAGCAG gtccaGAAGCAGTAGCTCCACACACGGATGGATCTGAGAACG GTGAAAGCCAAACGATCTATTTAGGATCTCAAATAGAAGCTCCAG GGGAGTCAGGAGGAGAGCTGCCAGAGACTGAGAACAATG GCAATGGACACAAGCAAATGATTAATGGACTGGATAATGGGCATACAG GCTTGGATCACTTCATCGAGGGAACGACTCGAGTAGACCTGACAG GCATGATAGACCAGTCCAGCCATGACTTCCTCATTGGCTTAATGG GTGGCATGGGGGACAGCTTCTCCCCAGATCCCTACACCGAGACTATGGGTATGCCTTCAGACCGCACCGCTGCTCCCTCCCTCATGCCCACCTGTCTAATCACTGATGCTATCTCAGCAGATCACGTAGGACTCGCGTTTCAGGTAGAGTCAACAG CAGCTGGGCCGGCTCCAGGACATCCAGCCAGCAGCAGTTCAGCTCCAGACACTCCACCAG ACCCTTCAGGTCCTGATCGCTCCTCTGCAGGGACTGGACCAGGTGCTTCTGTGCAGTCCACTG GGCCCTCTGACAATGGTGCTCACCCCAGCTCACCTGGAGATATGACAG GTGGAGCTGCAGCCTTCGAACTGGCGGTGCATTCAGACCCTTCCCTTATGGATTACACAG AGGGGGCGGAGAACAACGGTCACAGTGATAACGGTGCTGAATCACCTGATATGAACG GCAACGGACGCCTCAGGCCAGTGTCAGACATACACAGAG GTGATCCTCCGGGAACTGGAATACACACTGATCCAA GTTCACCAGATCAGCAGGGTGTTGCTGCAGAGACTCAGCACACAGCAG GTGAGCAGCTCGGCCTTGCCGCTCACACTGACGCAG CAGGAGCTCTGGATTTAAAAGGCCCCACCCTCAGTCCCTACGCCAGAATCACCG CAGATGGCGCAGTCACAGATTCAGGAACGCAGACGGATATGGCAG GTCTAGCAGGGGAACAGGTGACCGATGGACACAGCCAGATGGACATCACAG CCATGAGCCACATCATCTACAGCTCTGAAGCTCCGGTGACATCAG GGTACGAAGGCGTGGGAGTGACTGAGGGAATCTCCAATCACACAG ATTCTGTGCTTGAGGCTGGGCTTGGATTTACAG ATGCCTCACAGACACACAACAGTGTGGTTCAGACAGAGTTTCCAG TTACAGGAGCCCCAATGGGAGCCTCCTCACAGGCTGATGCCATGGGCACTG CTACATCTGAACCTCAAGGGACTCTCGGGGGTCCAA GTCAACTTGGTGCTACGGAACAGACACAACCAGCTG CTTCAGCAGGTGAACAGTTCCACACATCTGGTCAGGGTCCTGAAG GTGCAGAAAATGTGGAACTGGAAGATACCTGCTGA
- the LOC140552325 gene encoding uncharacterized protein isoform X3, which translates to MLSRNLIIASVAVVFLATTISTAPVEDKEPEENDFEAEEGEEELSEEEEDDDDSKGQHLKGAGAQQATVVPKGPGVTALPGTSLVGQSPNGHKLNGDSAAQTSFGSSSGSSAAAAGSAGGAAGAAGADDTNGNNGKDSQALPSGSSSHGSSVSGQGGSTSGAASAGTVVSAGGHGSSGSKVPGTAGAAHSDSISHGSPSQVSLSHASSGQASSSQVSSQVGSGQTGGLAFVSSEVQSQPAGPEAVAPHTDGSENGESQTIYLGSQIEAPGESGGELPETENNGNGHKQMINGLDNGHTGLDHFIEGTTRVDLTGGFDSFGSSSHLEITGMIDQSSHDFLIGLMGGMGDSFSPDPYTETMGMPSDRTAAPSLMPTCLITDAISADHVGLAFQVESTAGPAPGHPASSSSAPDTPPDPSGPDRSSAGTGPGASVQSTGPSDNGAHPSSPGDMTGGAAAFELAVHSDPSLMDYTEGAENNGHSDNGAESPDMNGNGRLRPVSDIHRGDPPGTGIHTDPSSPDQQGVAAETQHTAGEQLGLAAHTDAAGALDLKGPTLSPYARITADGAVTDSGTQTDMAGLAGEQVTDGHSQMDITAMSHIIYSSEAPVTSGYEGVGVTEGISNHTDSVLEAGLGFTDASQTHNSVVQTEFPVTGAPMGASSQADAMGTATSEPQGTLGGPSQLGATEQTQPAASAGEQFHTSGQGPEGAENVELEDTC; encoded by the exons ATGTTGTCACG AAATCTTATAATTGCCTCGGTAGCAGTTGTCTTCCTGGCAACAACGATTTCAACTGCTCCAGTTGAAG ACAAAGAACCTGAGGAGAATGATTTTGAAGCAGAGGAGGGTGAGGAAGAGCTTTCGGAGGAAGAAGAGG ATGATGATGACTCCAAAGGTCAACATTTGAAGG GAGCCGGAGCCCAGCAAGCCACAGTGGTGCCCAAAGGTCCAG GTGTGACTGCTCTACCTGGCACTTCTCTGGTGGGCCAATCTCCAAATG GTCACAAACTGAATGGAGACAGCGCTGCACAAACAAGCTTTGGCT CTTCAAGTGGCTcctcagcagctgcagcaggatcagcaggaggagcagcaggagcagcaggagcagatGATACTaatg GAAACAATGGAAAAGACTCTCAAGCCTTGCCCTCTGGCTCAAGTTCTCATG GTTCAAGTGTGTCTGGACAAGGTGGGTCCACATCAGGAGCAGCATCTGCAG GCACGGTCGTAAGTGCAGGTGGTCATGGGAGCTCAGGGTCAAAGGTCCCTG GTACAGCTGGGGCTGCTCACTCAGACTCTATTTCTCATG GCTCACCAAGCCAAGTTTCACTGAGCCATGCGTCATCAGGCCAAGCATCATCGAGCCAAGTGTCAAGTCAGGTGGGATCCGGCCAGACAGGAGGTTTAGCTTTTGTCTCCTCTGAGGTCCAGTCGCAACCAGCAG gtccaGAAGCAGTAGCTCCACACACGGATGGATCTGAGAACG GTGAAAGCCAAACGATCTATTTAGGATCTCAAATAGAAGCTCCAG GGGAGTCAGGAGGAGAGCTGCCAGAGACTGAGAACAATG GCAATGGACACAAGCAAATGATTAATGGACTGGATAATGGGCATACAG GCTTGGATCACTTCATCGAGGGAACGACTCGAGTAGACCTGACAG GTGGTTTTGATTCTTTTGGCTCAAGTTCCCATCTGGAAATTACTG GCATGATAGACCAGTCCAGCCATGACTTCCTCATTGGCTTAATGG GTGGCATGGGGGACAGCTTCTCCCCAGATCCCTACACCGAGACTATGGGTATGCCTTCAGACCGCACCGCTGCTCCCTCCCTCATGCCCACCTGTCTAATCACTGATGCTATCTCAGCAGATCACGTAGGACTCGCGTTTCAGGTAGAGTCAACAG CTGGGCCGGCTCCAGGACATCCAGCCAGCAGCAGTTCAGCTCCAGACACTCCACCAG ACCCTTCAGGTCCTGATCGCTCCTCTGCAGGGACTGGACCAGGTGCTTCTGTGCAGTCCACTG GGCCCTCTGACAATGGTGCTCACCCCAGCTCACCTGGAGATATGACAG GTGGAGCTGCAGCCTTCGAACTGGCGGTGCATTCAGACCCTTCCCTTATGGATTACACAG AGGGGGCGGAGAACAACGGTCACAGTGATAACGGTGCTGAATCACCTGATATGAACG GCAACGGACGCCTCAGGCCAGTGTCAGACATACACAGAG GTGATCCTCCGGGAACTGGAATACACACTGATCCAA GTTCACCAGATCAGCAGGGTGTTGCTGCAGAGACTCAGCACACAGCAG GTGAGCAGCTCGGCCTTGCCGCTCACACTGACGCAG CAGGAGCTCTGGATTTAAAAGGCCCCACCCTCAGTCCCTACGCCAGAATCACCG CAGATGGCGCAGTCACAGATTCAGGAACGCAGACGGATATGGCAG GTCTAGCAGGGGAACAGGTGACCGATGGACACAGCCAGATGGACATCACAG CCATGAGCCACATCATCTACAGCTCTGAAGCTCCGGTGACATCAG GGTACGAAGGCGTGGGAGTGACTGAGGGAATCTCCAATCACACAG ATTCTGTGCTTGAGGCTGGGCTTGGATTTACAG ATGCCTCACAGACACACAACAGTGTGGTTCAGACAGAGTTTCCAG TTACAGGAGCCCCAATGGGAGCCTCCTCACAGGCTGATGCCATGGGCACTG CTACATCTGAACCTCAAGGGACTCTCGGGGGTCCAA GTCAACTTGGTGCTACGGAACAGACACAACCAGCTG CTTCAGCAGGTGAACAGTTCCACACATCTGGTCAGGGTCCTGAAG GTGCAGAAAATGTGGAACTGGAAGATACCTGCTGA